One window from the genome of Acinetobacter sp. ANC 7912 encodes:
- the rpoC gene encoding DNA-directed RNA polymerase subunit beta', translated as MKDLLDIMRKKTDSDGHAPVEFDRIRIGLASPEMIKSWSHGEVKKPETINYRTFKPERDGLFCAKIFGPVKDYECLCGKYKRMKYKGVICEKCGVEVTTAKVRRERMGHIELASPVAHIWFLKSLPSRIGLLLDMTLRDIERVLYFESYVVTDPGMTPFEKYQLLNDEEYFNALEEHGDEFTAKMGAEAVQDLLKDIDLEAEIARLREEIPNTTSETKLKKASKRLKLMEAFKESNNKPEWMVMNVLPVLPPDLRPLVPLEGGRFATSDLNDLYRRVINRNNRLKRLLDLAAPDIIVRNEKRMLQESVDALLDNGRRGRAITGSNKRPLKSLADMIKGKQGRFRQNLLGKRVDYSGRSVITVGPSLRLHQCGLPKKMALELFKPFIFAKLQASGQATTIKAAKKMVERETPEVWDVLASVIRQHPVMLNRAPTLHRLGLQAFEPILIEGKAIRLHPLVCAAFNADFDGDQMAVHVPLTLEAQLEARALMMSTNNILSPANGEPIIVPSQDVVLGLYYITRDAINAKGEGMVFADTDEVNRALATGQVDLHARVKARVHQTVIDENGNREQQTIIVDTTPGRCLLWEVVPEGMDFQQINVEMTKKNISKIINSCYRKLGLKDTVIFADQLMYLGFRQATRSGVSVGMEDMLIPPQKQAIIGKAEAEVREIEQQFEQGFVTAGERYNKVVDIWARTNDQVAKAMMDNLSYVTVKNKQGEDEKQKSFNSIYMMSDSGARGSAAQIRQLAGMRGLMAKPDGSIIETPIKANFREGLTVLQYFISTHGARKGLADTALKTANSGYLTRRLVDVAQDLVITEPDCGTHAGLVMTPFIQGGDVIENLGTRVLGRVLAEDVVKPGTEDVILPRNTLIDEKLANFLEEQGVDEVKVRSVVSCESSFGVCAKCYGRDLARGHLVNPGESVGVMAAQSIGEPGTQLTMRTFHVGGAASRTSAANSVQVRNKGTVRFHNVKTVQHAKGHLVSVSRSGEIGIADEIGRERERYKLPYGASILIKDGEGVEAGGIVATWDPHTHPLVTEVAGKVRFSQIADGVTATSKTDDATGMTTVEILPVTSRPASGKDLRPAVVLDTVDGGEQFYFLPQNTILSVRDGETIGVGDVIGRVPQESSRTRDITGGLPRVADLFEARKPKEHAILAEVSGIVSFGKETKGKNRLVITPDDGSEVYEELIPKWRTINVFEGEHVNRGETISDGPQNPHDILRLKGEVALTNYIVNEVQDVYRLQGVKINDKHIEVIVRQMLRKVEIIDGGDSSFIKGEQVDYIRVVQENQALLAQNKFPAKFERLLMGITKASLSTDSFISAASFQETTRVLTEAAVTGKEDDLRGLKENVVVGRLIPAGTGLAYHLERRRQEAEAAEFELHNNFSDVDQALSQAFNDEFNGL; from the coding sequence TTGAAAGACTTGCTCGATATCATGCGCAAAAAGACGGATTCTGACGGTCATGCTCCTGTAGAGTTTGATCGCATCCGTATTGGTCTTGCGTCACCAGAAATGATTAAGTCATGGTCTCACGGTGAAGTTAAAAAGCCAGAGACAATCAACTACCGTACGTTCAAGCCAGAGCGTGACGGTTTGTTCTGTGCCAAAATCTTTGGTCCAGTAAAAGATTACGAATGCTTGTGTGGTAAATACAAGCGTATGAAATACAAAGGCGTCATTTGTGAAAAATGTGGCGTTGAAGTAACAACTGCGAAAGTTCGTCGTGAACGTATGGGTCACATCGAGCTGGCTTCTCCAGTTGCACACATCTGGTTCCTGAAATCATTACCAAGCCGTATCGGTTTGTTACTTGATATGACACTACGTGATATCGAACGCGTACTGTATTTCGAATCTTATGTAGTAACTGATCCAGGTATGACTCCATTCGAGAAATACCAACTTCTGAACGATGAAGAATACTTCAATGCGTTAGAAGAACACGGTGATGAATTCACTGCGAAAATGGGTGCAGAAGCGGTTCAAGATCTGTTAAAAGACATCGATCTTGAAGCTGAAATCGCACGTCTGCGTGAAGAAATTCCAAACACAACTTCAGAAACCAAGCTGAAAAAAGCGTCTAAACGTCTGAAGTTGATGGAAGCGTTCAAAGAGTCAAACAACAAGCCAGAATGGATGGTGATGAATGTACTGCCAGTACTTCCACCAGATCTTCGTCCGTTAGTTCCTCTTGAAGGTGGTCGTTTCGCGACTTCTGACCTGAACGATCTTTACCGTCGTGTGATCAACCGTAACAACCGTTTAAAACGACTTCTTGATCTTGCTGCTCCAGACATCATCGTACGTAACGAAAAACGTATGCTGCAAGAGTCTGTCGATGCATTGCTGGATAACGGTCGTCGTGGTCGTGCCATCACTGGTTCGAACAAACGTCCTCTGAAATCTTTGGCAGACATGATCAAAGGTAAACAAGGTCGTTTCCGTCAGAACTTGCTGGGTAAACGTGTTGACTACTCTGGTCGTTCGGTAATTACCGTAGGTCCAAGCCTGCGTTTGCACCAATGTGGTCTTCCGAAGAAAATGGCACTTGAATTATTCAAGCCATTCATCTTTGCGAAACTGCAAGCATCTGGTCAAGCAACAACCATTAAAGCTGCGAAGAAAATGGTTGAACGCGAGACTCCAGAAGTTTGGGACGTACTGGCATCTGTGATCCGTCAGCACCCAGTGATGCTGAACCGTGCGCCGACACTTCACCGTCTAGGTCTGCAAGCGTTTGAACCTATTCTGATTGAAGGTAAAGCGATCCGTCTTCACCCACTCGTATGTGCTGCGTTCAACGCCGACTTCGACGGTGACCAAATGGCGGTACACGTACCATTAACACTTGAAGCTCAATTAGAAGCTCGTGCGTTAATGATGTCAACCAACAACATTCTGTCTCCAGCGAACGGTGAGCCAATCATCGTACCGTCTCAGGACGTTGTCTTGGGCTTGTATTACATCACTCGTGATGCAATCAATGCCAAAGGTGAAGGCATGGTGTTCGCAGATACTGACGAAGTAAACCGTGCGCTTGCAACTGGTCAGGTTGATCTACACGCTCGCGTTAAAGCACGTGTACACCAAACTGTAATTGATGAAAACGGTAACCGTGAACAACAAACTATTATTGTTGACACAACACCGGGTCGTTGCTTGCTTTGGGAAGTTGTACCAGAAGGTATGGATTTCCAACAAATCAACGTTGAGATGACTAAAAAGAACATCTCTAAAATCATCAACTCTTGCTACCGTAAACTCGGTCTTAAAGATACTGTTATCTTCGCTGACCAATTGATGTACTTAGGTTTCCGTCAAGCGACTCGTTCAGGCGTTTCGGTTGGTATGGAAGACATGCTGATTCCACCGCAAAAACAAGCGATTATTGGTAAAGCAGAAGCTGAAGTTCGTGAAATCGAGCAACAGTTCGAACAAGGTTTCGTAACTGCCGGCGAACGTTATAACAAAGTTGTGGATATCTGGGCACGTACCAACGACCAGGTAGCGAAAGCGATGATGGATAACTTGTCTTATGTGACTGTGAAAAACAAACAGGGCGAAGACGAGAAACAGAAATCATTCAACAGCATCTACATGATGTCTGACTCTGGTGCCCGTGGTAGTGCGGCACAGATTCGTCAGTTGGCTGGTATGCGTGGTCTGATGGCGAAACCGGACGGTTCGATCATCGAAACCCCAATTAAAGCGAACTTCCGTGAAGGTTTGACCGTACTTCAGTACTTCATTTCAACACACGGTGCGCGTAAAGGTTTGGCCGATACAGCACTGAAAACTGCGAACTCCGGTTACCTGACTCGTCGTCTGGTAGATGTTGCTCAAGACTTGGTCATCACAGAGCCGGATTGTGGTACACATGCTGGTCTGGTGATGACTCCGTTCATTCAAGGCGGTGACGTAATCGAGAACCTGGGTACGCGAGTACTGGGTCGTGTGCTTGCTGAAGATGTTGTGAAACCAGGTACAGAAGACGTTATTCTGCCTCGTAACACATTGATCGACGAAAAACTTGCAAACTTCCTGGAAGAGCAAGGTGTCGACGAAGTGAAGGTACGTTCAGTTGTATCTTGTGAATCTTCATTCGGTGTTTGTGCGAAATGTTACGGTCGTGATCTTGCACGCGGTCACTTGGTGAACCCAGGTGAATCTGTCGGTGTAATGGCTGCTCAGTCAATCGGTGAACCAGGTACACAGTTAACCATGCGTACCTTCCACGTGGGTGGTGCTGCGAGCCGAACTTCTGCTGCAAACAGCGTACAAGTTCGTAACAAAGGTACAGTACGTTTCCACAACGTAAAAACTGTACAGCATGCCAAAGGTCACCTGGTATCTGTTTCTCGTTCTGGTGAAATCGGTATCGCGGATGAGATCGGTCGTGAGCGCGAACGTTACAAACTGCCATACGGTGCATCTATCCTGATCAAGGATGGCGAAGGCGTAGAAGCAGGCGGTATCGTTGCAACTTGGGATCCGCATACACATCCACTGGTTACAGAAGTTGCTGGTAAAGTTCGCTTCAGCCAAATCGCTGATGGTGTAACTGCAACATCGAAAACTGATGATGCAACAGGTATGACTACTGTTGAAATCTTGCCTGTAACTTCGCGTCCAGCGTCTGGTAAAGATTTACGTCCAGCTGTTGTGCTTGACACAGTAGATGGCGGTGAACAGTTCTACTTCCTGCCACAAAACACCATTCTTTCTGTCCGTGATGGCGAAACTATTGGTGTGGGTGACGTTATCGGTCGTGTACCACAAGAATCTTCACGTACTCGTGATATTACCGGTGGTCTGCCACGTGTTGCTGACTTGTTCGAAGCACGTAAGCCGAAAGAACACGCGATCCTTGCAGAAGTGTCTGGTATCGTAAGCTTCGGTAAAGAGACCAAAGGTAAGAACCGTCTGGTCATCACTCCAGATGACGGTTCAGAAGTTTATGAAGAACTGATTCCGAAATGGCGTACCATCAACGTGTTCGAAGGTGAACATGTGAACCGTGGTGAAACCATTTCTGATGGTCCACAGAACCCGCATGACATCTTACGTCTGAAAGGTGAAGTGGCGTTGACCAACTACATCGTGAACGAAGTTCAGGACGTTTACCGTCTGCAAGGTGTAAAAATCAACGATAAACACATCGAAGTAATCGTACGTCAGATGCTGCGTAAAGTTGAAATCATCGACGGTGGTGATTCTAGCTTCATCAAAGGCGAACAAGTGGATTACATCCGCGTTGTTCAAGAGAACCAAGCGCTGCTTGCTCAGAACAAGTTCCCTGCGAAGTTTGAACGTTTGTTGATGGGTATCACTAAAGCGTCGCTTTCTACTGACTCGTTCATCTCTGCTGCATCGTTCCAGGAAACTACTCGTGTGTTAACTGAAGCGGCTGTAACAGGTAAAGAAGATGATCTGCGCGGTCTGAAAGAAAACGTGGTTGTAGGTCGTCTGATTCCAGCGGGTACAGGTCTGGCTTACCACTTAGAACGTCGTCGTCAGGAAGCAGAAGCTGCAGAATTTGAACTGCACAACAACTTCTCTGATGTTGACCAAGCACTGAGCCAAGCATTTAATGATGAGTTTAACGGTCTGTAA
- the rplA gene encoding 50S ribosomal protein L1 encodes MAKLTKRQKAIAAAVEANKVYSLEEAVQVLNSLPAAKFKESLDIAVNLGVDPRKSDQVVRGATTLPAGTGKTVRVAVFAQGAAAEAAKEAGADVVGFDDLAESIQGGNLDFDVVIAAPDAMRVVGKLGTILGPRGLMPNPKVGTVTPDVATAVKNAKAGQARYRVDKAGIIHAAIGQVGFTAEAVRSNVEALVADLKKAKPATSKGVYIKKITLSSTMGPGLTIDVNNVSA; translated from the coding sequence ATGGCAAAGTTAACTAAACGTCAAAAAGCCATTGCTGCTGCTGTAGAAGCAAACAAAGTTTACTCTTTGGAAGAAGCAGTACAAGTTCTTAACAGCCTTCCAGCTGCGAAATTCAAAGAATCTTTGGATATCGCGGTTAACCTAGGCGTTGACCCTCGTAAATCTGACCAGGTTGTTCGTGGTGCGACTACTCTTCCTGCAGGTACTGGTAAAACTGTACGTGTAGCTGTATTCGCTCAAGGCGCTGCTGCTGAAGCTGCGAAAGAAGCTGGTGCAGATGTTGTTGGTTTCGACGATCTTGCTGAAAGCATCCAAGGCGGAAACCTGGACTTCGACGTAGTTATTGCTGCTCCTGATGCAATGCGCGTTGTTGGTAAACTGGGTACTATCCTTGGTCCACGTGGCTTAATGCCAAACCCTAAAGTGGGTACTGTAACTCCTGACGTTGCTACTGCAGTTAAAAATGCAAAAGCTGGTCAAGCACGTTACCGTGTAGACAAAGCGGGTATTATCCACGCTGCGATCGGTCAAGTAGGTTTCACTGCTGAAGCTGTTCGTTCAAACGTTGAAGCTCTTGTAGCTGACCTGAAGAAAGCAAAACCTGCGACTTCTAAAGGTGTTTATATCAAGAAAATCACTCTGAGCTCTACTATGGGCCCAGGTCTGACTATCGACGTAAACAACGTTTCTGCTTAA
- the rplK gene encoding 50S ribosomal protein L11 — protein sequence MAKKIDGYIKLQVPAGKANPSPPIGPALGQRGVNIMAFCKEFNAATQKVEPGLPIPVVITVYNDKSFTFIMKTPPAAILLKKAAGIQKGSAVPNKTKVGKLTRAQLEEIATTKEPDLTGADLDARVRTIAGSARSMGLEVEL from the coding sequence ATGGCTAAGAAGATTGACGGCTATATCAAGCTGCAAGTTCCAGCTGGTAAAGCGAATCCATCTCCACCTATTGGTCCTGCATTGGGTCAACGTGGTGTTAACATCATGGCGTTCTGTAAAGAGTTCAACGCTGCAACTCAGAAAGTTGAACCAGGTCTGCCAATCCCAGTCGTGATCACTGTGTACAACGACAAGTCGTTCACATTCATCATGAAAACTCCACCTGCTGCTATTCTTCTTAAGAAAGCTGCTGGTATCCAAAAAGGTTCAGCTGTACCTAACAAAACTAAAGTTGGTAAGTTGACTCGTGCTCAGTTAGAAGAAATCGCGACTACTAAAGAACCAGACTTGACTGGTGCTGATTTAGACGCGCGTGTTCGTACCATCGCTGGTTCTGCACGTTCTATGGGCTTGGAAGTGGAGCTATAA
- the rplJ gene encoding 50S ribosomal protein L10 has protein sequence MALLIEGKKQIVAEVSEVASKAFSAVVADYQGLTVEQLTALRVEARKLGVHTRIVRNTLAKRALQDTQFTILNDDLVGPTILGFSTSEDDMGAAARLFEEFAKTNKAFELKAAAFDGKLYKGAEVSVIANLPNQEKALTMLANVLQAPISKLGRLLTALKEKNESEAA, from the coding sequence ATGGCTCTTCTTATCGAAGGCAAAAAACAGATCGTTGCAGAAGTAAGTGAAGTTGCTTCTAAAGCGTTCTCTGCTGTTGTTGCTGACTACCAAGGTTTAACAGTTGAGCAATTAACTGCTCTACGTGTTGAAGCTCGTAAACTAGGTGTTCACACACGTATCGTGCGTAACACTCTGGCTAAACGTGCTCTTCAAGATACTCAATTCACTATCTTGAATGACGACCTTGTTGGCCCAACAATCTTAGGCTTCTCAACTTCTGAAGACGACATGGGTGCTGCTGCTCGTTTGTTCGAAGAATTTGCTAAAACTAACAAAGCATTTGAGCTTAAAGCTGCTGCATTTGACGGCAAGCTTTACAAAGGTGCTGAAGTTAGCGTGATCGCAAACCTTCCGAACCAAGAAAAAGCGCTTACTATGCTTGCAAACGTTCTTCAAGCTCCTATTTCGAAACTGGGTCGCTTGCTTACAGCACTCAAAGAGAAAAACGAGTCAGAAGCAGCTTAA
- the nusG gene encoding transcription termination/antitermination protein NusG, whose translation MKRWYIIHAYSGYEKQVMRSLNDRIQRSAVADKFGEVLVPTEEVVEMKDGKKRKSERKFFPGYVLVEMEMNDETWHIVKECPKVLGFIGGTAEKPAPITQKEADAILARVRNTGEAPRPKTMFEPGEELLVIDGPFTDFKGVVEEVQYDKSRLTLTINVFNRPTQVELEFRQVEKTI comes from the coding sequence ATGAAACGTTGGTACATTATTCATGCCTACTCGGGCTATGAAAAACAAGTGATGCGTTCGCTTAATGATCGAATCCAGCGTAGCGCTGTAGCCGATAAGTTTGGTGAAGTCCTTGTTCCTACCGAAGAAGTGGTAGAAATGAAGGATGGTAAGAAACGTAAATCAGAGCGTAAGTTCTTCCCAGGCTATGTATTAGTCGAAATGGAAATGAACGACGAAACTTGGCACATTGTGAAAGAATGTCCAAAAGTGCTTGGTTTCATTGGTGGTACAGCAGAAAAACCTGCCCCAATTACGCAAAAAGAAGCTGACGCGATTCTTGCACGTGTACGCAATACTGGTGAAGCACCTCGTCCTAAGACAATGTTTGAGCCAGGCGAAGAATTACTCGTTATTGACGGTCCATTCACAGACTTTAAAGGTGTGGTGGAAGAAGTTCAGTACGATAAGTCACGCTTAACGCTGACTATTAATGTATTTAACCGTCCAACTCAGGTTGAATTGGAATTTCGCCAAGTCGAAAAAACAATTTAA
- the rplL gene encoding 50S ribosomal protein L7/L12 — protein sequence MALTNEEILNAVAEKTVLELVELISAFEEKFNVSAAAVAVAAAPGAGAAAAEEQSEFNVELTSFGGNKVAVIKAVREATGLGLKEAKDLVESAPSVLKEGVSKEEGEELKKKLEEAGATVTLK from the coding sequence ATGGCTTTAACTAACGAAGAAATCCTAAACGCAGTTGCAGAAAAAACTGTTCTTGAACTTGTTGAACTGATCTCTGCTTTTGAAGAAAAATTCAACGTATCTGCTGCTGCTGTAGCTGTTGCTGCTGCTCCAGGCGCTGGCGCTGCTGCTGCTGAAGAACAATCAGAATTCAACGTTGAGTTGACTTCTTTCGGTGGTAACAAAGTTGCTGTAATTAAAGCAGTTCGTGAAGCTACTGGTCTTGGTCTTAAAGAAGCGAAAGATCTTGTTGAAAGCGCTCCTTCAGTTCTTAAAGAAGGCGTTTCTAAAGAAGAAGGCGAAGAACTTAAGAAGAAACTTGAAGAAGCTGGTGCTACAGTTACACTTAAGTAA
- the rpoB gene encoding DNA-directed RNA polymerase subunit beta: MAYSYTEKKRIRKNFGKLPSVMDVPYLLAIQVDSYRTFLQDGKSPKNREDIGLQAAFRSVFPIESYSGNAALEFVEYSLGKPEFDVRECILRGSTYAAPMRVKIRLILKDRETKSIKDVREQEVYMGEMPLMTENGTFVINGTERVIVSQLHRSPGVFFDHDKGKTHSSGKVLYSARIIPYRGSWLDFEFDAKDLVYVRIDRRRKLLATVVLRALGYNNEQILDMFYEKVPVYLDMGSYQIDLIPERLRGEMAQFDIADKDGKVIVEQGKRINARHVRQMEAAGLEKLSVPDEYLYERITAEDIALKDGEVISANTVLSHEIMVKIAEGGVKQFNILFTNDIDRGPFIADTLRADLTKDREEALVEIYKVMRPGEPPTKEAAENLFNNLFFSSERYDLSPVGRMKFNRRLGRPYAVGTDQKSREVEGILSNEDITDVLKTLVEIRNGKGEVDDIDHLGNRRVRSVGEMTENQFRVGLVRVERAVKERLSQAETDNLSPQDLINAKPVAAAIKEFFGSSQLSQFMDQNNPLSEITHKRRVSALGPGGLTRERAGFEVRDVHQTHYGRVCPIETPEGPNIGLINSLSVYAKCNNFGFLETPYRKVVDGRVTDEVEYLSAIEEVGTVIAQADSAVDKDGNLTEEFVSVRYQGEFVRIPPEKVTHMDVSAQQVVSVAASLIPFLEHDDANRALMGSNMQRQAVPTLIADKPLVGTGMEANVARDSGVCVLAKRGGRIEYVDASRVVIRVNEDEMVAGEAGVDIYNLIKYTRSNQNTCINQKVLVKLGDQVGRGDVLADGPSTDGGELALGQNMRVAFMTWNGYNYEDSILLSERVLQEDRLTSIHIQELSCVARDTKLGAEEITADIPNVGEAALSKLDESGIVYIGAEVTAGDILVGKVTPKGETQLTPEEKLLRAIFGEKAADVKDSSLRVPSGTKGTVIDVQVFTRDGLEKDERAQAIEKAQLDAYRKDLKEEFKIFEEAARERIVRLLKGQESNGGGTTKRGDKLTEEVLSGLELVDLLEIQPADEAIAERLTQIQVFLKEKSQEIDEKFAEKKRKLSTGDELTTGVLKVVKVYLAVKRRIQPGDKMAGRHGNKGVVSNILPVEDMPHDANGVPVDVVLNPLGVPSRMNVGQILETHLGMAAKGLGDQIDKMLKEQRQIAELRDFLDKIYNKVGGKQEDLDSLTDDEILALAGNLRKGVPLATPVFDGAEESQIKELLELGGLSRTGQTVLYDGRTGERFDRPVTVGYMYMLKLNHLVDDKMHARSTGSYSLVTQQPLGGKAQFGGQRFGEMEVWALEAYGAAYTLQEMLTVKSDDVEGRTRIYKNIVDGNHYMDPGMPESFNVLTKEIRSLGINIELKNGD; this comes from the coding sequence ATGGCATACTCATATACCGAAAAGAAACGGATCCGTAAGAATTTTGGTAAATTGCCTAGCGTAATGGATGTTCCGTACTTGCTCGCGATCCAAGTCGACTCGTACAGAACCTTCTTACAAGATGGCAAATCACCAAAAAACCGCGAAGATATCGGTCTCCAAGCCGCATTTCGTTCAGTTTTTCCTATTGAAAGTTATTCTGGCAATGCTGCTTTAGAATTTGTTGAGTATAGTCTTGGTAAGCCTGAGTTTGATGTACGCGAATGTATCCTTCGTGGCTCAACTTATGCAGCGCCAATGCGTGTGAAAATTCGCCTGATCCTGAAAGATCGCGAAACTAAATCAATTAAAGACGTACGTGAACAAGAAGTCTACATGGGCGAAATGCCTTTGATGACTGAGAACGGTACTTTTGTGATCAACGGTACTGAACGTGTCATCGTATCTCAGTTACACCGTTCACCAGGCGTATTCTTCGACCACGATAAAGGTAAGACTCACTCAAGTGGTAAAGTGCTTTATTCAGCACGTATCATCCCTTACCGTGGTTCATGGTTAGACTTCGAATTCGATGCTAAAGACCTTGTATACGTACGTATCGACCGTCGTCGTAAACTTCTTGCAACTGTGGTGCTTCGTGCGCTGGGTTACAATAACGAACAAATTCTCGACATGTTCTACGAGAAAGTTCCTGTTTACCTGGACATGGGCAGCTATCAGATCGACCTTATTCCAGAACGCCTGCGTGGCGAAATGGCGCAATTCGACATTGCTGACAAAGACGGCAAAGTGATTGTTGAACAAGGTAAACGTATCAACGCACGTCACGTACGTCAAATGGAAGCGGCAGGCCTTGAGAAACTGTCTGTACCAGATGAGTACCTGTACGAACGTATCACTGCTGAAGACATCGCGCTGAAAGATGGCGAAGTAATCTCTGCGAACACTGTGCTTAGCCATGAAATCATGGTGAAAATCGCTGAGGGCGGCGTAAAACAGTTCAACATCCTGTTCACTAACGACATCGACCGCGGTCCGTTCATTGCTGACACATTACGTGCTGACCTGACTAAAGATCGTGAAGAAGCGCTTGTAGAAATCTATAAAGTCATGCGTCCAGGTGAGCCACCGACAAAAGAAGCTGCTGAGAACCTGTTCAATAACCTGTTCTTCTCTTCTGAACGTTATGACCTGTCTCCAGTCGGCCGTATGAAGTTCAACCGTCGTCTGGGTCGTCCATATGCTGTTGGTACTGACCAGAAGTCTCGCGAAGTTGAAGGCATTCTCTCGAATGAAGATATCACTGATGTTCTTAAAACATTAGTAGAGATCCGTAACGGTAAAGGTGAAGTCGACGATATCGACCACTTGGGTAACCGTCGTGTACGTTCAGTTGGTGAAATGACTGAGAACCAATTCCGTGTAGGTCTGGTTCGCGTAGAACGTGCGGTTAAAGAACGTCTGTCTCAAGCTGAAACTGACAACCTGTCTCCGCAAGACCTGATCAACGCGAAGCCAGTGGCTGCTGCAATCAAAGAATTCTTTGGTTCAAGCCAGTTGTCTCAGTTCATGGACCAAAACAACCCATTGTCTGAAATTACACACAAACGTCGTGTATCAGCGCTTGGGCCTGGTGGTTTGACTCGTGAACGTGCGGGCTTCGAAGTACGTGACGTACACCAAACTCACTACGGTCGTGTATGTCCAATTGAAACACCTGAAGGTCCAAACATTGGTTTGATCAACTCGCTGTCTGTTTACGCGAAATGTAACAACTTCGGTTTCCTGGAAACTCCATACCGTAAAGTGGTTGATGGCCGTGTAACTGACGAAGTTGAATACCTGTCTGCAATTGAAGAAGTAGGCACTGTAATTGCACAGGCCGACTCTGCTGTAGATAAAGACGGTAACCTGACTGAAGAATTCGTATCTGTACGTTACCAAGGTGAATTCGTACGTATTCCACCAGAAAAAGTAACCCACATGGATGTATCTGCTCAGCAGGTCGTATCTGTAGCAGCATCGCTGATTCCGTTCCTTGAACACGATGACGCGAACCGTGCATTGATGGGTTCAAACATGCAACGTCAGGCTGTTCCTACCCTGATCGCTGACAAGCCGCTTGTTGGTACTGGTATGGAAGCAAACGTAGCACGTGACTCTGGTGTGTGTGTGCTTGCGAAACGTGGTGGTCGTATCGAATATGTTGATGCTTCTCGTGTCGTGATTCGTGTCAATGAAGACGAAATGGTTGCGGGTGAAGCAGGTGTAGATATCTACAACCTGATCAAATACACACGTTCTAACCAGAACACCTGTATCAACCAGAAAGTTCTAGTGAAACTGGGTGATCAAGTAGGTCGTGGTGACGTTCTGGCTGATGGTCCATCTACTGATGGCGGTGAGCTGGCACTGGGTCAAAACATGCGCGTAGCGTTCATGACTTGGAACGGTTACAACTACGAAGACTCGATCTTGCTTTCTGAGCGTGTTCTACAAGAAGACCGTCTGACTTCGATCCACATCCAGGAACTGTCATGTGTTGCACGTGATACGAAACTGGGTGCTGAAGAAATCACTGCCGATATCCCGAACGTGGGTGAAGCTGCGCTTTCTAAACTGGACGAATCAGGTATCGTTTACATCGGTGCTGAAGTAACAGCGGGTGACATCCTGGTTGGTAAAGTAACGCCTAAAGGTGAAACTCAGCTGACTCCTGAAGAAAAACTGCTTCGTGCAATCTTCGGTGAAAAAGCAGCTGACGTGAAAGATTCTTCTTTACGCGTTCCATCAGGTACTAAAGGTACAGTCATCGACGTTCAAGTGTTTACACGTGATGGTCTTGAAAAAGACGAACGTGCTCAAGCAATTGAAAAAGCTCAGCTTGATGCTTACCGTAAAGACTTGAAAGAAGAGTTCAAAATCTTCGAAGAAGCTGCACGTGAACGTATTGTCCGCTTGCTGAAAGGTCAAGAATCTAACGGTGGTGGTACAACTAAACGCGGCGACAAGCTGACTGAAGAAGTACTGTCTGGTCTGGAACTTGTTGATCTTCTTGAGATCCAGCCTGCAGACGAAGCAATTGCTGAACGTTTGACACAGATCCAGGTCTTCCTGAAAGAGAAGAGCCAAGAGATCGACGAGAAATTTGCTGAGAAGAAACGCAAACTTTCTACTGGTGATGAACTGACGACTGGTGTTCTGAAAGTTGTTAAAGTTTACTTAGCTGTTAAACGTCGCATCCAGCCTGGTGATAAGATGGCGGGTCGTCACGGTAACAAGGGTGTGGTATCTAACATCTTGCCTGTAGAAGACATGCCGCACGATGCTAACGGTGTTCCAGTTGATGTCGTACTTAACCCGCTGGGTGTACCATCACGTATGAACGTCGGTCAGATTCTGGAAACTCACTTGGGTATGGCTGCAAAAGGTCTTGGCGATCAAATCGACAAGATGCTGAAAGAACAGCGCCAAATCGCTGAACTGCGTGACTTCCTAGACAAGATTTACAACAAGGTTGGTGGCAAGCAAGAAGATCTTGATAGCCTGACTGATGATGAAATCTTGGCACTGGCGGGTAATCTGCGTAAAGGTGTTCCTCTGGCAACGCCTGTATTCGACGGTGCAGAAGAATCACAAATCAAAGAGTTGTTAGAACTTGGCGGACTGTCACGTACTGGTCAAACAGTACTGTATGATGGCCGTACTGGTGAACGTTTCGACCGTCCTGTAACTGTAGGTTACATGTACATGCTGAAACTGAACCACTTGGTTGACGACAAGATGCATGCGCGTTCTACTGGTTCTTACTCTCTAGTAACGCAACAACCGCTGGGTGGTAAAGCTCAATTCGGTGGTCAGCGTTTCGGTGAGATGGAAGTATGGGCACTGGAAGCATACGGTGCAGCATATACCCTTCAAGAAATGCTTACTGTGAAGTCGGATGACGTTGAAGGTCGTACCCGTATCTATAAGAACATTGTAGATGGTAACCATTACATGGACCCAGGTATGCCTGAATCGTTCAACGTATTGACCAAAGAGATCCGTTCTTTAGGTATCAACATTGAACTGAAAAATGGTGACTAA